In Elaeis guineensis isolate ETL-2024a chromosome 1, EG11, whole genome shotgun sequence, a genomic segment contains:
- the LOC105039499 gene encoding serine/threonine-protein phosphatase PP-X isozyme 2 translates to MSDLDRQIEQLKRCEPLKESEVKALCLKAMEILVEESNVQRVDAPVTICGDIHGQFYDMKELFKVGGDCPKTNYLFLGDFVDRGFYSVETFLLLLALKVRYPDRITLIRGNHESRQITQVYGFYDECLRKYGSVNVWRYCTDIFDFLSLSALIENKIFSVHGGLSPAITTLDQIRTIDRKQEVPHDGAMCDLLWSDPEDVVDGWGLSPRGAGFLFGGNVVTSFNHSNNIDYICRAHQLVMEGYKWMFNNQIVTVWSAPNYCYRCGNVAAILELDENLNKQFRVFEAAPHEARGVPSKKPAPDYFL, encoded by the exons atgtcggACTTGGATCGGCAAATAGAACAGCTGAAGCGATGCGAGCCGCTCAAAGAGTCGGAGGTGAAGGCGCTATGCCTCAAGGCCATGGAGATCCTTGTCGAGGAGAGCAACGTCCAGAGGGTCGACGCCCCCGTCACC ATATGTGGAGATATTCATGGACAGTTTTATGACATGAAAGAATTATTCAAAGTTGGAGGTGACTGTCCAAAGACTAATTACTTGTTTCTAGGGGACTTTGTTGACCGAGGGTTTTATTCTGTCGAAACATTTCTGCTTTTGCTAGCATTGAag GTTAGATATCCAGACCGTATAACTCTCATCCGAGGAAATCATGAGAGCCGGCAGATCACACAG GTTTACGGATTCTATGATGAGTGTCTCCGCAAATATGGGTCAGTAAATGTATGGAGATATTGCACAGATATATTTGACTTCTTAAG TCTATCAGCACTCATCGAGAACAAGATTTTTAGTGTCCATGGGGGGTTATCTCCTGCCATTACGACATTAGATCAG ATTAGAACAATAGACCGGAAGCAGGAAGTGCCTCATGATGGGGCCATGTGTGATCTTCTGTGGTCAGATCCAGAAGATGTTGTTGATGGTTGGGGTTTGAGTCCTCGGGGTGCTGGCTTCCTCTTTGGTGGAAATGTGGTTACATCCTTTAACCACTCCAACAATATTGATTACATATGTCGTGCACATCAactagtgatggaaggatataaATGGATGTTTAACAACCAGATTGTAACAGTCTGGTCTGCTCCAAATTACTGTTACAG atgtggTAATGTGGCTGCCATCCTTGAGCTGGATGAGAACCTGAACAAGCAGTTTCGTGTGTTTGAAGCTGCACCACAT GAAGCAAGAGGAGTTCCTTCTAAGAAACCAGCCCCTGATTACTTCCTCTGA